A single genomic interval of Spinacia oleracea cultivar Varoflay chromosome 6, BTI_SOV_V1, whole genome shotgun sequence harbors:
- the LOC130463130 gene encoding uncharacterized protein, translated as MIETQLAQLASTIKEQQVHTSLPPQGQAPTQMYSVVTRSGMTLDDDARQVDAPCSRGEDPKGNESPDCDIAEEESHVDGVIDGVKSTGTTLPPLLIPPPPSPQIISGNKLDDQFHKFWETISKLYVSLSFIEALKQMPHYSRFMRDILSGKRSCEAKETVQLTKSCSALIQHSFPPKLNDPRSFSIPCSIQKLKFDNSLCDLGASVSILPYKTYEKLKLGT; from the coding sequence atgattgagacccaacttGCTCAACTAGCTAGCACCATTAAAGAGCAACAAGTGCAcacaagtctcccaccccaaggtcaagcaCCTACACAAATGTACTCGGTTGTGACTCGGAGTGGGATGACTCTAGATGATGATGCTAGGCAAGTTGATGCACCTTGTTCTAGGGGTGAGGATCCTAAGGGGAATGAGTCTCCGGACTGTGATATTGCGGAAGAGGAGTCTCATGTCGATGGTGTGATTGATGGTGTTAAGTCGACGGGGACTACTCTTCCCCCTCTCCTAATTCCACCTCCCCCCTCTCCTCAAATAATTTCTGGAAATAAACTTGATGATCAATTTCACAAGTTTTGGGAAACCATTAGCAAGCTTTATGTGTCCTTATCTTTCATCGAGGCACTCAAACAAATGCCTCACTATTCTAGATTCATGAGAGATATTCTTAGTGGCAAGAGAAGTTGTGAAGCAAAGGAGACCGTGCAACTCACGAAGAGTTGTAGCGCTCTAATTCAACACTCCTTTCCCCCAAAACTCAATGATCCCAggagtttttctatcccttgtagcATTCAAAAGCTCAAATTTGATAATTCTCTTTGTGATTTGGGGGCGAGTGTGAGCATCTTGCCATATAAGACTTATGAGAAGCTCAAGCTAGGTACGTGA